The nucleotide window AGACCTATCatacttttatttgacattaatTGGCACATGGTTATTATGGCACAGGGTTATATACAAGTTATTATGTAGAATTTGTACAAGGTACTGAATTGGACTAACATGAGTGTTGATGCGGTAGGACATGAGTTCAGATTCCCCAtctggagggatgaaggagatCGTTCGGTCACTCTCAAAGCGTGAGAGACGAACACACTGGTGGAACTTCACATCCTCCATCACCACTGTCTTCCCCTTGTCACCTGAACACATAACAACGAAAACGAAGTCAGTTTCTTTTCAAAACTAATACAGACAGATTTGGTGCATATCCAGCTAAGTAACTGGATTGATAATAGATAGGGATGAAAAGAGACTGTATGCGTACGTCCAGTGAGGGCAAAAAGCACTCGATCGTTGAGACCCAGCCGCAGTTCAGGCATCCCAGACAACATAGTCTTCAACTTGATGCTACCGACAATGTCACTGCTCATCACACTGCCGTTAGCATTCACCTGAACAAACCACACAGGGAGGTGAATAAATCAGTCAATTAAATCAAGTATTAAGCAgagaaaccctaaccctataatATATCACAAAATATAGTGAACATTTAACTACCTACTACAATAAGTTGTAAGTTAAGAAGCAGTTATAGGACTAAGTTACAGTGCTTACTAATATACTGAATACTATACTATCATATTTACctgatttacaaaaaaaatatcacactACCTGGTCaattatgatgttttatgcATTACAGAATTAGCTccaaatgtaaaattaatatTAGCATGCACCAATACAAAtgtacatataaataataacacattttagaatTAATTCAGGAATTTGTTGACTCCACAATTGTACCATCTATTCTAATTTACATATCAAGTATGCAAAATGCCATCGTACCAGTACGTTGATGGACTCGATGACATCAATAAAGACCTCGTTCTTCTTGTATTTGATACCCTCAGACCTCCAGGAGACGGCGTTGGTGACGGTGGTGGGCACCTTGCTCTTTGCCACTTCAAGCTTGGTCCCTTCCTGAGTAATGTATCTGCGGGAGAGGATGTGATATGAAGTGACCTGCTGTGATGCAACACTGCTCTCATATACACTGTAGATACTTTatatgtgtgcatctgtgtgtgtgtgtgtgtgtgtgtgtgtgtgtgtgtgtgtgtgtgtgtgtgtgtgtgtgtgtgtgtgtgtgtgtgtgtgtgtgtgtgtgtgtgtctcactccTGCAGGATCTTGCTGTCAGTAGTCTGAGGGAATCCAAAGTCCATCAGCTCATCCAGTAGCTCGTACACAACCACAAAATTATCCTGAatgctctcctcctccagctctttGAAGTACTCTGTGAACACCTGCATGATATGCACAACAGACATCAGCCTTATCTTTTCTGGCTCCGAGTAACTGCCAATTTTCACTTTGGATTATTGGTATCTTTGAGTGCTATGTTCCATTGGCTCTTCATATAAACACTGTTTTTCCTTGGAAACTTGAATTGTAAATCACCACTGTGTGTAATTGCACATACCTCGACTAGTTTGTAGAGAAATGAGTACACAAGGGAGGCATTGGAGTTCTTGTTTGTGGTGGCAACCACTGTGTAGAGGTCAGGTTAGGGAGTAATGTACACATTCATGTGTTGTTACagttaaaataacaattattgtTCACATCAGTACATTTTAACCCTAAATTGAACTTATAGGATTCACACTACATGTACATCACGATTCTGGCCTCTCATTAATTAGCGTGTGACTGCGACATCCAGGATAAGGATACAGTACAGGTTGCTGTGTTTGATCCACATGAAGTGAACACTGCCATGTGACATTACAGGACTGACAAGGCCTTCCTCTTCATGTTGCATGAGTAAAGGCATGAAGTGGTCAATCTCCGCCATGTCCACATCGCCTTTGTAGTTCCGACATATCAACACCTTAGCAGGGAAAGAAACATCACATGGTTATCAGACAAGTGTATGTTCAACTGACTATGGTTGTTACTGGTCACAGAAGAGAATGCTACCTTTAGAGTACAGATTTCTAACCATTAGTggtgtgtaaaatgaaaataaagggaCTAAACCAGAAACCAGAAATATCATTTAGCAATTGTGATCCTCCGCCAACCAGTTAagttgcagtttacatccatgtctgtccagatacaataatatttgtattaaaggaggaattaaataaaaaaaagttttttcttctttacatgATTGGCCAATAAACCTGATTCTAAACACAACAGTTGTAGCCATGACAGTAAACAGTGCTTCAGATATGGATGTTGATGCAAAGAAGCTACAAGTTCTAAAACGTGGATGTTTCACAGacacaaatgtgaaatatggtcacaataaataattaaagaatTGTTTTTGCAGAAcgttttaatgtcaaagtgaagtTGACCTGTGACCTTTTGGATATAAGAAGTCATTACTACAACATTTTATTCTACtagacatttgtgtgaaactttgtcataatgAGTGTATGATTTCTTGATTTatggccaaaaatgtgtttgatgagGCCAGTGACCTCAACCTTTGACCTTCACCCCTGAAATCCACTCAAGGCATCACTGAGATATCGTGTTGACAGGAGAATGGGACGGATGGAAAACCCGAAGAAATAATACCTCTAACAATGGCTGTCAGCAGTGTTGAGGCATAAAAACAATCAGTATCCTGAACTTTTGTTAACAAAAATGTGCTAAATGTATAATTCACATCAGCAACAATAAATTATCCAACATAATTGGTGATTTAACAGGACACTGATGTTACCATCAGATAGATGCATACTAACTGtatgtctcagtttttttgttttttttttaaaggagcttgcagttgtttctttattatcatcattgtcAATCACAATATGCACTTAAGTAGGGCTGCATCTAATGATTAATCTGACCATTATTCTCCCAGGTTGGCATACTGCATCACGGTGTGGTATGCCAGCTGCACAGCCAAAGACAGAAAAGCCCTGCAGGGGGTCATTAAGTCGGCACAAAATAACAttggctgccccctgccctcCTTGAAGGACATTGCAGACTCTCGGGGGCTTAACAGGGCAAGGAAGATCCTGTCTGACCCATCTCACCCCGGCCAAGGCCTCTTCAAACTTCTGCCCTCTGGCAGAAGATACAGGGTCATGAGGAGCCGCACAAACCGCTCAGAAACACTTTTTATCcctgggctatcaggctcctgaacaattaaccacccacccccaccatCAACCCCTCAGCACCGCAGCACCTTGTATACCTTGTATACCTAACTGTATCTACAGCTACCTCATGTAATATATGCAATAAGTGCAACATGTGCAATAGactatgtatgtgtttgtgtgtgtgtgtgtgtgtgtgtgtgtgtgtgtgtgtgtgtgtgtgtgtgtgtgtgtgtgtgtatatgtgtgtgtgtgtaaatagctcttgaagtattttattgtttttattgtttttatgtataatatttattttgactttttattgcaCCACGGGAAGAGATCCCGAACCAATCTCGTTGTTACACCtgtgtacaatgacaataaaggatattctattctattgtataAAAACAAATTCCCAGTGTCAAATCTCGTTTTTCAATCCAAAACCACAAAACCATGAAGGTATTCTATTTACTGTCATGAAATACTTAACAAACCTGCAAATATGTGAGTTTGGGGAGCTAGAGGAAGTccatttttgatttaaaaatcattaacaACAAAATGGTTCCCAATTAATTTTCTCGTGGCTGACTGatcaattaattcatttatattgttttaattctGATGGTGATTCTGTTATCTTTCGATTTAATTACGAAAAATCTTTATCACATGCAAAAAAAGAGATGTATAAAGAGAGGCAGGTGAGCTATAGAGAGATTTTTAAGCTTTGATACAAATAACTTGAATATTTCAGTGGGGCAacaattttgtgaaaatgtaatatagGTTGCTTACGATACCTTCTGATTTACAGTAATAGTAATTACACAACTAAGAGGGGAACCAGTTCTGTCACAAACTCCTGGAAGTTTCCATACTGTCTTCACTTGAAGAACAATGATGTACTCAACTATAACTGAAAGATAAGAGAGATGCAAAACTGGTCAAACCTGACACCTGGTCAAGATACAACAACAACCTCAGATTATATCCCACTGTgagttttaaaaacagcatgttgCCTACATCAGGTCAAATGAAAGGGCTCATGATGTGTTACTATACAGATCACACACAGGACATCTGAAACCATGTGTGattctcttttctctgcagcACTGACTTGTGTGTCAGGTTACATTTTCTGTTTAGACAGAGAAGGATGATTTTGTCATGCAGTGTGTCAACAAGGTAAAATACCATGACTGAAGGCTATAGGTGTACAGGTGCAGCGACACGATTGGTCACTTTCACTGTTTGTTGGCATGTCGTTATTAGAGGCTGCAACCTGTATTTCCACTGAAAGACCTGTATCCGGAAGTAATGGGAATAAAGGCCAATGAATGAGTCTGCGCAAGctcttaattattttttaacgaCGCAGAGGCTATTAATGTCTAACAGTTAAAGCAACAGTTAAAAACTTCACATGAACAGTGTAAAGGGGGAAGCAGTTTTTGCGATTTGATAAACTGTCGCTGAAATAAAGCCATGTACAGCCACATAAATGTTGACCAGTGTTGTGCAGTAGTAGTGGTGATCCTACCTTCCCCTTCAGATCCAACACAAATATAGCGGAGGCAGACATTGTGTTTGTGCCCGCAGAATCAATAAAGCTTacttaaacacaaaacacacaaactcagtTTAAAAGTTGAACTCAAGTCTTCACTGCTTTCAATATCGCTCCGCCATCCAGACGGAAGACATGCATCAGCCTGAGGTGATAATGGACTCCAGCGTTTCCTGAAGGTGCCGTGACGTCATCACACCAGGTGAAACATTCACCAGAGTTGCCCTCACCTGAGcataagaggaggaggaggaagaggacgaagGTGTACCGTCAAATTTGTCCGCTAGAGGGAGCTACAGACACCCAAATCAAACCAGGGAGAAACTGTGCTGCATGACCTTTGGATCATGTTGATGTTGTTGGTCCATCTTTGATTTGTACAGAGTTTATCTTGCTTTTTCTCTTAAATGGGAACATGTTTGGTTTCTTTGACCACATTGATATTATCATACTTACGGCCAGAtctgtatttatactgtgtCTACCACTCTACCACTTCcagttttatttcaaacatgtaaaagttaaaaaaaagttttaaaaacatttttaaaaatacaagcaaaacaacaatatcaatgaaattaaatacactgtaaacaTACACAACAACTTATCATAAACAATTCAAAttacatgtttgaaaaggagtaggaagaaGTATTAATTCCTACCACTTTCTCAGCTACTCATGAACTCATACATACAATTAATAGACAAGTAATGAGGTACAAGTAAGTGTTTGAAACTATGGCTGCACATTCATGCATCCTGTCAAAGACCATGTAAAGTTAACTTATCTGTCAGTCGTAAATATCCTTGAGTGTCCCTGTTGGCCTTGACTTTCGGCATCACTTCCTCAATATCTAATGCAAACGTTTTTGTATATTGCACTTATCAGGTGCATAATATACCTTCATAAAAGCAGATGCTTATCTTATTTCATAAACTTAGGATACACATGTATATCAATTCAGCCTGAGCTAAAGGATTGCAAAGTGCATTTAGTCAAGTAAATAAAAGTAGCACCCTAATTGAGCTACCTGTGTGTcacaaatgggaaaaaaaacactcatccACCAGACAGCGAGGCGCATGGTTCAATCCCCTGGTGTGGTGTTTTATGCTTGACTCCATCATACACAGCTGCAGTGTTGACAGTGGGAGTTAGCAGCAACAAGGAGTACACAGCACATATAATGAGCCACTCTGAATAgtagaaaacatgaaaaaaggaaggaatattatatattatataaaattatattatagtatataagCAAAGATTATAACATTGTTTAAAGCCAAACAGATGCACTTCTGTTTAAGGGGTGAATGGTGTATTGAATAAGTACAAGAACATGCTCTAACATGGCCCTTTGTGTT belongs to Scomber scombrus chromosome 2, fScoSco1.1, whole genome shotgun sequence and includes:
- the ap1m2 gene encoding AP-1 complex subunit mu-2 codes for the protein MSASAIFVLDLKGKVLICRNYKGDVDMAEIDHFMPLLMQHEEEGLVSPVMSHGSVHFMWIKHSNLYLVATTNKNSNASLVYSFLYKLVEVFTEYFKELEEESIQDNFVVVYELLDELMDFGFPQTTDSKILQEYITQEGTKLEVAKSKVPTTVTNAVSWRSEGIKYKKNEVFIDVIESINVLVNANGSVMSSDIVGSIKLKTMLSGMPELRLGLNDRVLFALTGRDKGKTVVMEDVKFHQCVRLSRFESDRTISFIPPDGESELMSYRINTHVKPLIWIESVIEKFSHSRVEIMVKAKGQFKKQSVANNVEVRVPVPSDADSPKFKTSTGHAKYVPEKNLVVWTIKSFPGGKEFLMRAHFGLPSVEKDEMEGKPPITVKFEIPYFTVSGIQVRYMKIIEKSGYQALPWVRYITQSGDYQLRTNV